Proteins from a genomic interval of Diprion similis isolate iyDipSimi1 chromosome 10, iyDipSimi1.1, whole genome shotgun sequence:
- the LOC124410900 gene encoding ELAV-like protein 3 isoform X2, which yields MMANGMDTVVQQNGNSALGQTSQEESKTNLIVNYLPQTMTQEEIRSLFSSIGEVESCKLIRDKLTDVCMVAGQSLGYGFVNYHRPEDAEKAINTLNGLRLQNKTIKVSYARPSSEAIKGANLYVSGLPKNMAQQDLENLFSPYGRIITSRILCDNMSVRQFVTGGGDNLPGLSKGVGFIRFDQRVEAERAIQELNGTIPKGSTEPITVKFANNPSNNNKAIPPLAAYLTPQATRRFGGPIHHPTGRFRYIPLSPLSSTGKTMLAINKGLQRYSPLAGDLLANSMLPGNAMNGSGWCIFVYNLAPETEENVLWQLFGPFGAVQSVKVIRDLQTNKCKGFGFVTMTNYEEAVVAIQSLNGYTLGNRVLQVSFKTNKSKAA from the exons ATGATGGCGAACGGAATGGATACAGTCGTGCAACAGAATGGCAATTCGGCGCTGGGTCAGACGTCGCAGGAGGAATCGAAGACGAATTTGATCGTCAATTACCTGCCACAGACGATGACGCAGGAGGAAATTCGCTCCTTGTTCTCTAGCATCGGTGAAGTCGAGAGCTGCAAGCTCATCAGAGATAAACTTACCG ATGTTTGTATGGTTGCAGGCCAGAGTTTGGGCTATGGCTTTGTAAACTATCATCGGCCCGAGGATGCAGAGAAAGCCATCAACACCCTCAACGGCCTCCGTTTGCAGAACAAAACTATCAAG GTTTCGTATGCGCGGCCGAGTAGCGAGGCGATCAAAGGTGCGAATCTGTACGTAAGCGGATTGCCAAAAAATATGGCTCAGCAGGATCTTGAGAATCTCTTCAGTCCTTACGGTCGGATCATAACCTCGCGTATACTGTGCGACAACATGAGCG TACGACAGTTTGTGACTGGCGGCGGAGACAATTTGCCCG GCCTGTCAAAAGGTGTCGGGTTCATCCGTTTCGATCAACGGGTTGAGGCAGAGCGGGCGATCCAAGAATTAAATGGAACTATTCCGAAAGGCTCGACCGAACCTATCACCGTGAAGTTTGCGAACAACCcgagcaacaacaacaaggcAATACCGCCGCTAGCCGCCTATTTGACACCCCAGGCAACCCGTCGTTTTGGTGGCCCGATTCACCATCCAACTGGCCGCTTCAGGTACATTCCACTGTCGCCACTATCCAG cACTGGCAAGACCATGCTTGCCATTAACAAAGGCTTACAGAG GTACAGCCCGCTGGCGGGTGACCTTTTGGCGAACTCGATGCTGCCCGGAAACGCGATGAACGGTTCGGGATGGTGCATTTTCGTCTACAACCTGGCACCGGAGACGGAAGAGAACGTCTTGTGGCAGCTATTCGGTCCATTCGGCGCCGTCCAATCAGTAAAGGTCATAAGGGACctgcaaacaaacaaatgcaAGGGTTTCGGCTTTGTAACGATGACAAATTACGAGGAGGCAGTAGTTGCTATTCAAAGTCTGAACGGATATACGCTTGGCAATCGTGTTCTTCAAGTCAGTTTTAAAACGAACAAGAGCAAAGCTGCGTAG
- the LOC124410900 gene encoding ELAV-like protein 2 isoform X13, which produces MMANGMDTVVQQNGNSALGQTSQEESKTNLIVNYLPQTMTQEEIRSLFSSIGEVESCKLIRDKLTGQSLGYGFVNYHRPEDAEKAINTLNGLRLQNKTIKVSYARPSSEAIKGANLYVSGLPKNMAQQDLENLFSPYGRIITSRILCDNMSGLSKGVGFIRFDQRVEAERAIQELNGTIPKGSTEPITVKFANNPSNNNKAIPPLAAYLTPQATRRFGGPIHHPTGRFRYIPLSPLSRYSPLAGDLLANSMLPGNAMNGSGWCIFVYNLAPETEENVLWQLFGPFGAVQSVKVIRDLQTNKCKGFGFVTMTNYEEAVVAIQSLNGYTLGNRVLQVSFKTNKSKAA; this is translated from the exons ATGATGGCGAACGGAATGGATACAGTCGTGCAACAGAATGGCAATTCGGCGCTGGGTCAGACGTCGCAGGAGGAATCGAAGACGAATTTGATCGTCAATTACCTGCCACAGACGATGACGCAGGAGGAAATTCGCTCCTTGTTCTCTAGCATCGGTGAAGTCGAGAGCTGCAAGCTCATCAGAGATAAACTTACCG GCCAGAGTTTGGGCTATGGCTTTGTAAACTATCATCGGCCCGAGGATGCAGAGAAAGCCATCAACACCCTCAACGGCCTCCGTTTGCAGAACAAAACTATCAAG GTTTCGTATGCGCGGCCGAGTAGCGAGGCGATCAAAGGTGCGAATCTGTACGTAAGCGGATTGCCAAAAAATATGGCTCAGCAGGATCTTGAGAATCTCTTCAGTCCTTACGGTCGGATCATAACCTCGCGTATACTGTGCGACAACATGAGCG GCCTGTCAAAAGGTGTCGGGTTCATCCGTTTCGATCAACGGGTTGAGGCAGAGCGGGCGATCCAAGAATTAAATGGAACTATTCCGAAAGGCTCGACCGAACCTATCACCGTGAAGTTTGCGAACAACCcgagcaacaacaacaaggcAATACCGCCGCTAGCCGCCTATTTGACACCCCAGGCAACCCGTCGTTTTGGTGGCCCGATTCACCATCCAACTGGCCGCTTCAGGTACATTCCACTGTCGCCACTATCCAG GTACAGCCCGCTGGCGGGTGACCTTTTGGCGAACTCGATGCTGCCCGGAAACGCGATGAACGGTTCGGGATGGTGCATTTTCGTCTACAACCTGGCACCGGAGACGGAAGAGAACGTCTTGTGGCAGCTATTCGGTCCATTCGGCGCCGTCCAATCAGTAAAGGTCATAAGGGACctgcaaacaaacaaatgcaAGGGTTTCGGCTTTGTAACGATGACAAATTACGAGGAGGCAGTAGTTGCTATTCAAAGTCTGAACGGATATACGCTTGGCAATCGTGTTCTTCAAGTCAGTTTTAAAACGAACAAGAGCAAAGCTGCGTAG
- the LOC124410900 gene encoding ELAV-like protein 1 isoform X11, with amino-acid sequence MMANGMDTVVQQNGNSALGQTSQEESKTNLIVNYLPQTMTQEEIRSLFSSIGEVESCKLIRDKLTDVCMVAGQSLGYGFVNYHRPEDAEKAINTLNGLRLQNKTIKVSYARPSSEAIKGANLYVSGLPKNMAQQDLENLFSPYGRIITSRILCDNMSVRQFVTGGGDNLPGLSKGVGFIRFDQRVEAERAIQELNGTIPKGSTEPITVKFANNPSNNNKAIPPLAAYLTPQATRRFGGPIHHPTGRFRYSPLAGDLLANSMLPGNAMNGSGWCIFVYNLAPETEENVLWQLFGPFGAVQSVKVIRDLQTNKCKGFGFVTMTNYEEAVVAIQSLNGYTLGNRVLQVSFKTNKSKAA; translated from the exons ATGATGGCGAACGGAATGGATACAGTCGTGCAACAGAATGGCAATTCGGCGCTGGGTCAGACGTCGCAGGAGGAATCGAAGACGAATTTGATCGTCAATTACCTGCCACAGACGATGACGCAGGAGGAAATTCGCTCCTTGTTCTCTAGCATCGGTGAAGTCGAGAGCTGCAAGCTCATCAGAGATAAACTTACCG ATGTTTGTATGGTTGCAGGCCAGAGTTTGGGCTATGGCTTTGTAAACTATCATCGGCCCGAGGATGCAGAGAAAGCCATCAACACCCTCAACGGCCTCCGTTTGCAGAACAAAACTATCAAG GTTTCGTATGCGCGGCCGAGTAGCGAGGCGATCAAAGGTGCGAATCTGTACGTAAGCGGATTGCCAAAAAATATGGCTCAGCAGGATCTTGAGAATCTCTTCAGTCCTTACGGTCGGATCATAACCTCGCGTATACTGTGCGACAACATGAGCG TACGACAGTTTGTGACTGGCGGCGGAGACAATTTGCCCG GCCTGTCAAAAGGTGTCGGGTTCATCCGTTTCGATCAACGGGTTGAGGCAGAGCGGGCGATCCAAGAATTAAATGGAACTATTCCGAAAGGCTCGACCGAACCTATCACCGTGAAGTTTGCGAACAACCcgagcaacaacaacaaggcAATACCGCCGCTAGCCGCCTATTTGACACCCCAGGCAACCCGTCGTTTTGGTGGCCCGATTCACCATCCAACTGGCCGCTTCAG GTACAGCCCGCTGGCGGGTGACCTTTTGGCGAACTCGATGCTGCCCGGAAACGCGATGAACGGTTCGGGATGGTGCATTTTCGTCTACAACCTGGCACCGGAGACGGAAGAGAACGTCTTGTGGCAGCTATTCGGTCCATTCGGCGCCGTCCAATCAGTAAAGGTCATAAGGGACctgcaaacaaacaaatgcaAGGGTTTCGGCTTTGTAACGATGACAAATTACGAGGAGGCAGTAGTTGCTATTCAAAGTCTGAACGGATATACGCTTGGCAATCGTGTTCTTCAAGTCAGTTTTAAAACGAACAAGAGCAAAGCTGCGTAG
- the LOC124410900 gene encoding ELAV-like protein 3 isoform X3 — protein MMANGMDTVVQQNGNSALGQTSQEESKTNLIVNYLPQTMTQEEIRSLFSSIGEVESCKLIRDKLTGQSLGYGFVNYHRPEDAEKAINTLNGLRLQNKTIKVSYARPSSEAIKGANLYVSGLPKNMAQQDLENLFSPYGRIITSRILCDNMSVRQFVTGGGDNLPGLSKGVGFIRFDQRVEAERAIQELNGTIPKGSTEPITVKFANNPSNNNKAIPPLAAYLTPQATRRFGGPIHHPTGRFRYIPLSPLSSTGKTMLAINKGLQSRYSPLAGDLLANSMLPGNAMNGSGWCIFVYNLAPETEENVLWQLFGPFGAVQSVKVIRDLQTNKCKGFGFVTMTNYEEAVVAIQSLNGYTLGNRVLQVSFKTNKSKAA, from the exons ATGATGGCGAACGGAATGGATACAGTCGTGCAACAGAATGGCAATTCGGCGCTGGGTCAGACGTCGCAGGAGGAATCGAAGACGAATTTGATCGTCAATTACCTGCCACAGACGATGACGCAGGAGGAAATTCGCTCCTTGTTCTCTAGCATCGGTGAAGTCGAGAGCTGCAAGCTCATCAGAGATAAACTTACCG GCCAGAGTTTGGGCTATGGCTTTGTAAACTATCATCGGCCCGAGGATGCAGAGAAAGCCATCAACACCCTCAACGGCCTCCGTTTGCAGAACAAAACTATCAAG GTTTCGTATGCGCGGCCGAGTAGCGAGGCGATCAAAGGTGCGAATCTGTACGTAAGCGGATTGCCAAAAAATATGGCTCAGCAGGATCTTGAGAATCTCTTCAGTCCTTACGGTCGGATCATAACCTCGCGTATACTGTGCGACAACATGAGCG TACGACAGTTTGTGACTGGCGGCGGAGACAATTTGCCCG GCCTGTCAAAAGGTGTCGGGTTCATCCGTTTCGATCAACGGGTTGAGGCAGAGCGGGCGATCCAAGAATTAAATGGAACTATTCCGAAAGGCTCGACCGAACCTATCACCGTGAAGTTTGCGAACAACCcgagcaacaacaacaaggcAATACCGCCGCTAGCCGCCTATTTGACACCCCAGGCAACCCGTCGTTTTGGTGGCCCGATTCACCATCCAACTGGCCGCTTCAGGTACATTCCACTGTCGCCACTATCCAG cACTGGCAAGACCATGCTTGCCATTAACAAAGGCTTACAGAG TAG GTACAGCCCGCTGGCGGGTGACCTTTTGGCGAACTCGATGCTGCCCGGAAACGCGATGAACGGTTCGGGATGGTGCATTTTCGTCTACAACCTGGCACCGGAGACGGAAGAGAACGTCTTGTGGCAGCTATTCGGTCCATTCGGCGCCGTCCAATCAGTAAAGGTCATAAGGGACctgcaaacaaacaaatgcaAGGGTTTCGGCTTTGTAACGATGACAAATTACGAGGAGGCAGTAGTTGCTATTCAAAGTCTGAACGGATATACGCTTGGCAATCGTGTTCTTCAAGTCAGTTTTAAAACGAACAAGAGCAAAGCTGCGTAG
- the LOC124410900 gene encoding ELAV-like protein 3 isoform X7 has translation MMANGMDTVVQQNGNSALGQTSQEESKTNLIVNYLPQTMTQEEIRSLFSSIGEVESCKLIRDKLTDVCMVAGQSLGYGFVNYHRPEDAEKAINTLNGLRLQNKTIKVSYARPSSEAIKGANLYVSGLPKNMAQQDLENLFSPYGRIITSRILCDNMSVRQFVTGGGDNLPGLSKGVGFIRFDQRVEAERAIQELNGTIPKGSTEPITVKFANNPSNNNKAIPPLAAYLTPQATRRFGGPIHHPTGRFRYIPLSPLSSRYSPLAGDLLANSMLPGNAMNGSGWCIFVYNLAPETEENVLWQLFGPFGAVQSVKVIRDLQTNKCKGFGFVTMTNYEEAVVAIQSLNGYTLGNRVLQVSFKTNKSKAA, from the exons ATGATGGCGAACGGAATGGATACAGTCGTGCAACAGAATGGCAATTCGGCGCTGGGTCAGACGTCGCAGGAGGAATCGAAGACGAATTTGATCGTCAATTACCTGCCACAGACGATGACGCAGGAGGAAATTCGCTCCTTGTTCTCTAGCATCGGTGAAGTCGAGAGCTGCAAGCTCATCAGAGATAAACTTACCG ATGTTTGTATGGTTGCAGGCCAGAGTTTGGGCTATGGCTTTGTAAACTATCATCGGCCCGAGGATGCAGAGAAAGCCATCAACACCCTCAACGGCCTCCGTTTGCAGAACAAAACTATCAAG GTTTCGTATGCGCGGCCGAGTAGCGAGGCGATCAAAGGTGCGAATCTGTACGTAAGCGGATTGCCAAAAAATATGGCTCAGCAGGATCTTGAGAATCTCTTCAGTCCTTACGGTCGGATCATAACCTCGCGTATACTGTGCGACAACATGAGCG TACGACAGTTTGTGACTGGCGGCGGAGACAATTTGCCCG GCCTGTCAAAAGGTGTCGGGTTCATCCGTTTCGATCAACGGGTTGAGGCAGAGCGGGCGATCCAAGAATTAAATGGAACTATTCCGAAAGGCTCGACCGAACCTATCACCGTGAAGTTTGCGAACAACCcgagcaacaacaacaaggcAATACCGCCGCTAGCCGCCTATTTGACACCCCAGGCAACCCGTCGTTTTGGTGGCCCGATTCACCATCCAACTGGCCGCTTCAGGTACATTCCACTGTCGCCACTATCCAG TAG GTACAGCCCGCTGGCGGGTGACCTTTTGGCGAACTCGATGCTGCCCGGAAACGCGATGAACGGTTCGGGATGGTGCATTTTCGTCTACAACCTGGCACCGGAGACGGAAGAGAACGTCTTGTGGCAGCTATTCGGTCCATTCGGCGCCGTCCAATCAGTAAAGGTCATAAGGGACctgcaaacaaacaaatgcaAGGGTTTCGGCTTTGTAACGATGACAAATTACGAGGAGGCAGTAGTTGCTATTCAAAGTCTGAACGGATATACGCTTGGCAATCGTGTTCTTCAAGTCAGTTTTAAAACGAACAAGAGCAAAGCTGCGTAG
- the LOC124410900 gene encoding ELAV-like protein 1 isoform X8, producing the protein MMANGMDTVVQQNGNSALGQTSQEESKTNLIVNYLPQTMTQEEIRSLFSSIGEVESCKLIRDKLTDVCMVAGQSLGYGFVNYHRPEDAEKAINTLNGLRLQNKTIKVSYARPSSEAIKGANLYVSGLPKNMAQQDLENLFSPYGRIITSRILCDNMSVRQFVTGGGDNLPGLSKGVGFIRFDQRVEAERAIQELNGTIPKGSTEPITVKFANNPSNNNKAIPPLAAYLTPQATRRFGGPIHHPTGRFRYIPLSPLSRYSPLAGDLLANSMLPGNAMNGSGWCIFVYNLAPETEENVLWQLFGPFGAVQSVKVIRDLQTNKCKGFGFVTMTNYEEAVVAIQSLNGYTLGNRVLQVSFKTNKSKAA; encoded by the exons ATGATGGCGAACGGAATGGATACAGTCGTGCAACAGAATGGCAATTCGGCGCTGGGTCAGACGTCGCAGGAGGAATCGAAGACGAATTTGATCGTCAATTACCTGCCACAGACGATGACGCAGGAGGAAATTCGCTCCTTGTTCTCTAGCATCGGTGAAGTCGAGAGCTGCAAGCTCATCAGAGATAAACTTACCG ATGTTTGTATGGTTGCAGGCCAGAGTTTGGGCTATGGCTTTGTAAACTATCATCGGCCCGAGGATGCAGAGAAAGCCATCAACACCCTCAACGGCCTCCGTTTGCAGAACAAAACTATCAAG GTTTCGTATGCGCGGCCGAGTAGCGAGGCGATCAAAGGTGCGAATCTGTACGTAAGCGGATTGCCAAAAAATATGGCTCAGCAGGATCTTGAGAATCTCTTCAGTCCTTACGGTCGGATCATAACCTCGCGTATACTGTGCGACAACATGAGCG TACGACAGTTTGTGACTGGCGGCGGAGACAATTTGCCCG GCCTGTCAAAAGGTGTCGGGTTCATCCGTTTCGATCAACGGGTTGAGGCAGAGCGGGCGATCCAAGAATTAAATGGAACTATTCCGAAAGGCTCGACCGAACCTATCACCGTGAAGTTTGCGAACAACCcgagcaacaacaacaaggcAATACCGCCGCTAGCCGCCTATTTGACACCCCAGGCAACCCGTCGTTTTGGTGGCCCGATTCACCATCCAACTGGCCGCTTCAGGTACATTCCACTGTCGCCACTATCCAG GTACAGCCCGCTGGCGGGTGACCTTTTGGCGAACTCGATGCTGCCCGGAAACGCGATGAACGGTTCGGGATGGTGCATTTTCGTCTACAACCTGGCACCGGAGACGGAAGAGAACGTCTTGTGGCAGCTATTCGGTCCATTCGGCGCCGTCCAATCAGTAAAGGTCATAAGGGACctgcaaacaaacaaatgcaAGGGTTTCGGCTTTGTAACGATGACAAATTACGAGGAGGCAGTAGTTGCTATTCAAAGTCTGAACGGATATACGCTTGGCAATCGTGTTCTTCAAGTCAGTTTTAAAACGAACAAGAGCAAAGCTGCGTAG